The window CTCGCACCACTTGGAGAAGCGCTACCGTACTCAGCTCAATGACTATCTACCTCCTTCAGAGCAGGTACCAGTCAGACAAGAGACTCCTGAACTCCGAAAGGATTACCCCACCCAGGGTGACGCTACATGCTACCCCAACCCCTGTGAAAGCTACGGAGAAGTGAACTGGGGTCCTGGGGAAGCTGGGAAAAACATGCTTTCCAGTTATGTGAATTGCATGGGAACTATAGGGACAGCACATTCCCCCAAAGCCCATTATAAAAAACACGCACATCACACTGGGAAAAACTCAAGGGTTGCTCATAAGGGCCACTCAAAGCTGACCCATTATGTGTGACATGGTCAGATTGGGTGATATGTTTATAATTATGAGAGCTCTATTTGGCATCTGAGTcttccagttttttttataaatactatCCTGCACATGACACTTGAGCATCAGGTGTGCATGGTGAGAGCTCAAATGAAGGAGAAATAAAGAAGAACAACTATTACACTGTGAACTCGATGCCTCAGAGGCAGGCAGACATTCAAACAGAAATTTAGCAGATAAATGGACCtattcaaaatgaaacattttgagAACACTCCCCAAGGCAAAGAAAATGAGACTCCACGATGAAAGAAGATTATAGTCATAAGATGCCTTAATGTTACATTTAATAGCTTTTACTGCTGAatgtgacagtgaaaaaaacactgctgaggATGGGGGTGAGGTTGGTTGtagtgtgtgtgcctgtgtgtgtgtgtgtgtgtgtgtgtgagagagggaggaaatGCAGTGGAACCAGATTTAAGCATATTCCTATGAGATTTTCACTGTAACCCCTGGAGCCCCCCTCCTCTCCCCATGGCTCTGTCCACACTGTGCAAGCTAAGCTTGGGAGAGAACACAAGTGATTCTGAATGGACTGAAAAGCGGTACAGGAGTTGGCAAATTCAAAATAATTATGTGAGAACAATATTTAATGTctaaaatattgtaaataaatacattttaatatttattattttcagaaaaataaaatttaaagtaCTCACTACTAAACTGATTACACTGTGAATTTATGATTATAGTATGATCCCTCAGAAAAACAGGGTTAGTTATTGGATATATTGGTTACACCAGAAAATTATGGAAGTTTAGTGTGTGgctatttgtattattttggtGTAGCACATCATCACAACCACCTCCCATAATTCAGATGACACCTCTTTTTGATCGAGATGACAGAGACTCCATTCTGTACGGGTTGAGATCTCGTGTAGATAATAGTTTTATTTCCTTGCTTGTCTAAATACGAGGATAAGATTTCTAGGTGGGTAAAATGTCTCTTGAAAGTGTGTATTGCTCTTGAGTCCAACGATACGCTTTCTGCTGTCCAAATACTATCACAACACAGACAAATGACTCACTCAGTTGAAAGCACTTTGGGAATAATAGAAAGGCAGTGGTGTAGAGATGTGAATGAGCCTTACTGGGTGTTACAAGAACAACCTcctaggagaaaaaaaaaaactttgattttAATGGCTGTTTTTAAATCCGTCGCTCTGGCTGTAAAAAAGAAAGGCATCAGTTATATGCCAGTAAAAGTTCATATAAGGTGGAGCAGCACTTTATGCTGGCTCCCCTGGGGAGTCCTGCGTgttaatgctgtttttgtgaagtgcaaTTGGTAAAATCCAGAGCTCAGCAAAGGTGTTCACCTAAGCTTCGAATGAACGTTGGCAAATGTCTTTTCAGAGATGAAGCTACTGAGCTCTGCAATATGGCTCTCATTTCCACAAATTTACAGAACTGTCTCTGTGACGATAAGCATTTATCTATGGCAGGGAAAGGGGGTTTATGAGAAATTTAAGACTCAGGTTCtcataaaacaaacagcttgAAAGCcttgcaaacatgaaaaacctattttaAAAAGAATATATACTTTTTTCATCTTGCAGCAGTTGTATTATTTATGATTTGATAACAATAGATCGGTCCTCAGAATGgaatgtgtttttactgtgggCAGCCTCCCCCTGTGTTGAGAATAAATTGGCACATATTGCTGAGAAAACAATCCAAACTGAGCCTGCTGAAGCTGCCCAGCTCACAGACTGTTCACGAGAACTTGCCTGGCACCCCCGTTCAGTCTTGTTATCTCAGTCCAGATGGGTGGGGACATGTGGCCACGTGACTGTTCATGTTTCCACAAGAAATGTCAATGGGTCATGGAACAGATTGCACAGGCCGACCCGGTATCAGCCTTCTCCTGCCAACCAAGGCCAGCAACAGAACAGTGCATCTCCCCCTTTTTCATCCATTTTCCTTATAGCTGATGAGACTGGGGGAGTCTCAGGCCCTGATCTATTTTGTCCACAGAATAAACTCTCACCTCCAGTTCAGTGAAGCAAAAATAAACCTCCAGGATGAAAACAACAGTGAGTGCAGTGTATTTGCTGCTCCAACAgccattttatttcacagtcaATATCTGCCTTCCAGTGAAATTGTAGTGCTCCTATGAAACCACCCAGTACAGATTAAAGTGATGTAGTCAAGCTACATGTTCCAGGAGAGATTCTGTCAGGACAATAGGATGTGAGTGAACCGTTCTCCCACTCACTGGTTTCATTCACGTCTCGACTATTTCCCAAACTCATGGTAATCAAGTTGGATACCACGTTTAGAAAGTGTTCCATTGGAGATAGTTGTTTGTGTAAAGCCATGCTAATAAAATGAGTGGGAAGCTGGGAAGACCCCAATCTGTGTGATGGGTCATCCTTAACGGTCATACATGCAGCCTCTGGGATCAGATGCCATTCTGATTCTGTTTCCTGACATTGTTGAAGTCACTGCTGATGCATTTCCTCACTCTGTGTGCTGCTAATCACAAAGAAGGGGAATCTTGCAGTTTAGTGAATGAGTGCACATGCATGGAGCTGAGCAAGACACACAGTTTACATAAGCTTAGACTGTAAACCAGTTCAAAGTGCCATCAAGTGTCCTCTGGGTTCCAGCAGGTCATGCCCTGATCCAGATTTTCTGCAGTCTTTAAAGGGTCTGCTGTCTCACTTCCTGCCAGCTGTACTGCTAAAAGCCCTGCGTATCTCTAAGAAACAACATGAATAGGTAGAAAaggcactcacacacacaaaaaagtgtAAGAGGTTAGGAATGACCAGTGTGACCTCACTCCACAAAACTTAGGTTTAAAATTGCAGCTTACAGGGTCAATGAGTTTGTTGAAGTTATGCCACTTCTcaattttaaatgtaatcaGAATTTATATGTCTCTCACAGTGAAGACCTTTTATAGGGGTTAGTGTGTAtgttgtagtgtgtgtgtttgtatttgtgtgtgtgccttgtATTTCTACCTTTGTTAGGACCATTTTGAACATAATTGCGTCCAAATGAGGACCCTTTGGCAAAGTTAGGACATTTAGCCAGTCCTTgctttttcagactcctgtttgagggttaagacttggttttagtgTTAGGGTTATaatcaggtttaggttagggttagggttagggttaggcatttagttgtgatagTTAGATTTAGGGGTCTAGGAAATGCATTATGTCGATGAGTGTCCTcatgaaaatagaaaatcagtttgtgtatgtgtgcgtgtgtgaaagGCATACACTGTAATATGTGCCAACCCCCTTTGTTTCTatcattatacacacacacacaataccgCCACACGACTTTCTCTGTGTCCATAACAAGCTGCACGTTCAAGCGTCCAGTCCTTAATTTGGGCACTTGTGCTAttcaacagaacaaaacataaattatttggGCAGTTCCTAAAATTGAACTCTGAACAGGAAGTGGGTCTCTATCTGTTTCCTGGTCCAGTATTGTTTCTCCCCAGGGATTGGTCAATGAGGATTGTTAACCCTGACAATGGGGCTGCAGTGGGCATTGTTGCATTGTTTTGACCCAATTCCCTTGTGTTTTGTTGACCTAATGTCAGAGCCGCCCCATCAAAGGCCAGTGAAGGATGAGGGAAATGTGCCTGCTGAATGGCTGGAGTCAATTAAGAGGGATGGTACCACTTATAGCtcagagaggtgtgtgtgtacatgtctttcCATGGTTATGTGGACACGTTTTATTCTGATACCATTCCGTGAGGACAATTTGGCCTTGTAAGGAAATTTTGGCCAATCCTTACAActttaaatggatttttgacggttaagacttggttttagtgttagggttagaattaggatttagggttagggtcaggggaAGGGTTAGGCATctagttgtgatggttaatgTTAGACAttactctctgtctctgtataactgtgtgtgtgtatagcgTGGGATGAGGGTGTTTGAATTAGCTTGTGCAGGTTTATTTAGCAGTCCTACTAAATCTTGTGAATGTGAAGCTGAATGAAAAAGGTTTTAGGGACTGTAGTGATAGACATGATGTGGCTAGGTGGGAAATGTGGCCTTTCTGAGTTACAAATTTAACatacaacacaaacagtcaGGAATTTTCCAGCAGAGTTGAAATAGCTGAAACCAAAACAACTGAGAGGATACTGGATTTACATTTGTCAGGTGGTCAGTAACGTAACTTAGTTGAGTGCTAATGTCACTCTGTAACTGCCGTGTGTTGAATAGGCAACAGTTTTCTAACAGGTTTGCCAAAAGAACTGTATAATGTGTAATGGTAACATGTTTTCAGCTTGATTTTCCTGCAAGTGGCAAAAAATCATGTAATGCAGTTTCAAAAATGCATGcttcaaacctttttttttttttcttctttcagctgctcccattaggggtcgccacagtggaTCAACTAATCCATcattgatttggcacaagtgtttgtttttttatatgccAGATACCGGCTGAGTCTGGTAGCCTCTGGTCTTCCAAGGCATTCTCCCATCCATGTACTAACCAGGcccagccctgcttagcttccaagatcTAATGggatcagacacacacaggatggTACAGCAAGCATGGGGTAGCACAGGTCAAGTCAGACATGCACAGCTCTAAAAAGTTACATATAGTGTTTGGGGAAAGAGTTATAACCTTGTTATAAGGTGGACAGGGGACAGGATATTGGGATCAGGTCTGTAAGTGAAGAATTTTGGTGAAGTCGGAGGCTGTGGTCACAGGAGAAACAGCAGATATTGCTCACTGGACAATAAAACTCACAGCCTAAACCTGTGAAATATTATGCACACTGGCTGTTTTGTTGCAatgtatatactgtgtatttaaATGAGCAGACCCTTCCTATATTTATGTTTAGGcttctgtgtttgcagatgAGTTTGATATACAGCAATACCtgtattcctgtgtgtgtgtgtgtgtgtgtgcatgcgtgtgtgtttgtggttgtttaaTAGGGGATGTGGTGCCAGACAGCTCTATTGTTACTGCAGTAGAGGGAACACAGTCTCCGGCCTGTCCACTCAGGATGTTGGATTGGAcctccttaaaaaaaacaaaaaaaaaagaacagctaGCATCACCCTCACCTATTATCCCTAGAATCCAGCTAGAACAATGAGCACCTCCCTAATCCCCCTCCCCATCCTTTCCCAGGGACCTCAGAGCTCGGTTCCCACAGTACTGTCCAGTTCTGAGGAGCCATTGTTAGACTTCTGACCTGTCCTCTGATTGTTCccaggagaaaacacacactccttgTTAACTCTCTCTTGCAATATAATTTAGCTGCAGCCTCACAACCACCTGTCCATCCTCGCTGCATTTTCTTTCACTACTGTATTATTCTTAAAATACCAGATTTTTATCACAGAAGAATCTGTGGACTACAAAGatgaatcagtgtttttgttggacTAGTATACAAATGTTGATTGCGGATTGTAGATAAAGAGTAGAGAGCTGCCCTTGAATGGAAACACAAAATTTAAGCCTCATTTTTTCTAATGATGCTTGCATCAAAACAAAGGTTTTCACACAGCTAACTACAATATATCAGACGTCCGTGCAGCACAGCACACACGGGCGCACCACAATGGTGTAGTGGCAGCCAGTTGCTGAGGTGATGCTCTGCTGACTAGCTCTCTGATTCGACTGTGCTTGAGCAGCCAACCGGAATTTCTGGCTTCTCCCCAGATCAATCAGGCACACGCTTTCCGCATACAAACAAAATATCTtttattaatcacatttttcagtAACACGCAATTAAAACTTCTAGTTTGCAAACACGCCACACTTTCTAAAATGAAAGTATTGTACAGATGTTTCAGACGAGGACTAAGCAGCGTTAAACATCTTGTGTTTGGGTTATTTTGTCACATGCCATCAAAGATTACACGAGATAAAAGACCTACAATAAAGGCCTGTCTTTCTTCCTTCCAACAGTCAGATGTCTATTCTTAATATAAAGAAGATGATTAAAGGAGCAACACTTtcaaaattgaaataaaacggaaaatgttcttttctttgaACCAGAGGATGAACGTACAACACTATCTTGTCAAACTTCTAATCAGTTCAAAGTTTTAACATCCAAAGGTCCCATGTTTAAGGTGTTCCTATTACAGTGCCTGGTTTCAGTTAGAGATCAATGCATAAAGAGGCATATGCACCATCACAGGGAAAGTCAGAGAATGACATCCAGCACATATGACTTATATTCGACTCAGTAAAAGACTAGGTACTGATGCTTCTGGGTAGACAGGAATGAGGATGTATGGCTGAGGTGATTAGAAGGAAGGGTGGTTTGTCTTCTGGTTCATCCCCTTTGCACCGTGCACCGTCCTCCCGCTCAGATGGCAAACACCAGTTTCCCACAGCAGCGATGGTTAGCTCTTTTCAGCTCGGTTTCTGTTCAGAGCTGCTTTGGGTGTAAACTCTAGTTTCTCTTTCAGGCTAAGCACCTGTGTGCTGTCCATACCGGCTTGTTCCTGCagctttctctcctccctcagttccAGGATGCCCTTCTCCTCTTCTCGAGGTTTGGGTGTCCCCCTGATAAACCACTCCAGGTGATAACCCACTGCTCCGACCACAAAGGCCACAGGGAAGGTGACGTAAGGAGCATAGGTCCGCAACGCCGTCCAAACTACAGGCCACATGACTGCACACAGCTCCCGGGACTGCCTGGGGAAGAGCGGATGGGGGTAAGTGGATCTTAAAGGGttgttacagtaataaaaatggaaaaaaaagggaaTAGATAAAAAATAGTCCTGCcagctgatgtttttgtgtgttaaatCATCAAATCAATACTAGGTGAAGTAATATTAGatataatatgaaataatattagATATGATGTATGTAGAGGTACTTTAAAATTGTGGTGGCAGCTGAGGTGTCTAAATGcaccattttcttttaattgttATTATAACAGGACATCGAGCACCTCAGTGACAGGAGCAGGTCAAAACcgagaagcagcagcagcagcagctgtggttgtCATATGTAAGTTATCTGACACTCTAAAGGACACTGTAATGTTACCGTAACCTCGTCTGTCTTTGAGGCACGGTTCACCTTGACATCTTACAGAAGTTAAAATGCCACGGTAATATGAGTTTGTTCGTGTGTCACGGGTGTGCCGAATAGATAAGTGAGTCTCCGCGATGAATAAAAGTTATGCGTTTCTGATCGAACATCCATGGTTCACTTTGTACACCGTCAAGAGGAATGACACGGCCAAATTTGTTATGGAGTTTGGCGTGGCGTCGGTCCAGCTCATCTCCTCAGCAGAGAAAGAAGATCAGGACAAACCAACAACTATGAATGAATAGCAGCAGAGTCAGTCTGGAGCAGCCAAACCTCTGCTGCgtttcacagaaaacagtccATGTGgcgtttccttttgtttttgtaacgAAAACAGTCTTCACTCACCTTTACCGATAGCACGTTGGTGCAGCACGCAACTTCCGCGTAACCGTGCGTAACCTTCCTGCTTAAACCTCATTGGCTGATG of the Mastacembelus armatus chromosome 11, fMasArm1.2, whole genome shotgun sequence genome contains:
- the smim12 gene encoding small integral membrane protein 12 translates to MWPVVWTALRTYAPYVTFPVAFVVGAVGYHLEWFIRGTPKPREEEKGILELREERKLQEQAGMDSTQVLSLKEKLEFTPKAALNRNRAEKS